Proteins from a single region of Hymenobacter aquaticus:
- a CDS encoding lipopolysaccharide biosynthesis protein has protein sequence MGIVQRQGLRNTVISYLGLALGFVNTAFVLPALLAPAQLGLTNLLVSIATVYAQFSAFGFASVGIRFFPYFRNKEAGHHGFLPLLLGLPLLGFALSTAIYLLGKPLILAQYKAHDAALLGPFYAWGSLLALFTLLYSLQDAYLKGLYHTAFSSFLQDIVLRVLIAGLALLYGKGVLAFPEFVLAYIGLYGAISLLLTGYLAFIGELHLRPTRAALRVRPVGEIVRFGGFALLSSLSGSILGFIDSWMVSAQISLAAAGVYGIAYNISTALTIPARSLNKIAFPLLAQYWKDQDLPRMADFYRDTTRLNTILGCYLALGIGLNLDFIYSLIKNPAYATGTTAVLLLLAGRLFDGITGVNGLIVVTSPRYRFDLIFNLSLAGITILLNRLLIPPLGITGSALATLFAIVAINTARTWFVWYSYRLQPFTWRIPVVLAVAVASGLLVWLLPVLPSKLLTMLMRGTVLTALYGGALLLLGLVPEAQPLLRKLLKRPQQ, from the coding sequence TTGGGTATCGTTCAGCGGCAGGGGCTGCGCAACACGGTTATTTCGTATCTGGGGCTGGCGCTGGGCTTCGTGAACACGGCCTTTGTGCTGCCGGCCCTGCTGGCCCCGGCCCAGCTCGGCCTCACCAACCTGCTGGTGTCCATTGCCACGGTCTACGCGCAGTTTTCGGCCTTTGGCTTTGCCAGCGTGGGCATCCGGTTCTTTCCCTACTTCCGCAACAAGGAGGCGGGGCACCACGGGTTTCTGCCCCTGCTGCTGGGGCTGCCCCTGCTGGGCTTTGCCCTGAGTACGGCTATCTACCTGCTGGGCAAGCCCCTGATTCTGGCGCAGTACAAGGCCCACGACGCGGCCCTGCTGGGGCCCTTCTACGCCTGGGGTAGCCTGCTGGCGCTGTTTACGTTGCTCTACTCCTTGCAGGATGCCTACCTGAAGGGCCTCTACCACACCGCGTTTTCGTCGTTTCTGCAGGATATCGTGCTGCGGGTGCTCATTGCCGGCCTGGCCCTGCTTTATGGCAAGGGCGTGCTGGCCTTTCCCGAGTTCGTGCTGGCCTACATCGGGTTGTACGGGGCCATTTCCCTGCTGCTGACGGGCTATCTGGCCTTCATCGGCGAGCTGCACCTGCGCCCCACGCGGGCGGCGCTGCGGGTGCGGCCCGTGGGCGAAATCGTGCGCTTCGGCGGCTTCGCGTTGCTGTCCAGTCTGTCGGGCAGCATCCTGGGATTCATCGATTCGTGGATGGTCAGCGCGCAGATCAGCCTGGCGGCGGCCGGGGTCTACGGCATTGCCTACAACATCAGCACCGCCCTGACCATTCCGGCCCGCTCGCTCAACAAGATTGCCTTCCCCTTGCTGGCCCAATACTGGAAGGATCAGGACCTGCCCCGCATGGCCGACTTCTACCGCGACACGACCCGGCTCAACACCATTCTGGGCTGCTACCTGGCCCTGGGCATCGGCCTCAACCTGGATTTTATCTACTCGCTCATCAAGAACCCGGCGTACGCCACCGGTACCACGGCCGTTTTGCTGCTGCTGGCCGGCCGCCTGTTCGACGGCATCACGGGCGTGAACGGCCTGATTGTCGTCACGTCCCCGCGCTACCGCTTCGACTTGATTTTCAACCTGTCCTTGGCTGGCATCACCATCCTGCTCAACCGCCTGCTGATTCCGCCGCTGGGCATCACCGGCTCGGCCCTGGCCACGCTCTTCGCCATCGTGGCCATCAACACGGCCCGGACGTGGTTTGTGTGGTACAGCTACCGGTTGCAGCCCTTCACCTGGCGCATTCCGGTGGTGCTGGCCGTAGCCGTGGCCTCGGGCCTGCTGGTATGGCTGCTGCCAGTCCTGCCCTCCAAGCTACTGACTATGCTCATGCGCGGCACGGTGCTCACGGCCCTCTACGGCGGGGCCCTGCTACTGCTGGGCCTGGTGCCCGAAGCCCAGCCCCTGCTGCGCAAGCTGCTGAAACGCCCCCAACAGTAG
- a CDS encoding amino acid permease: MLKKSLELLRAEAAETGAGTLKRSLGGFSLIAIGIGVIIGAGLFSLTGIAAANNAGPAVTLSFLVAAVGCAFSALCYAEFASMVPVAGSAYTYSYATMGELFAWIIGWDLILEYSVGAATVAISWSQYLVRVLGKFNLHIPAQLVMSPFEQATLADGSVISGLVNVPAMLIVLAITAIIVRGTQGSAWFNALVVSLKVAVVLVFIALGWQYIDPANYQPYIPQNTGTFGEFGWSGILRGAGVVFFVFIGFDIVATMAQETKNPQRNMPIGIIGSLLVCTVLFVLFGHVMTGLANYTEFKDSAAPVAIAIEKTPYAWLSSAIIVAILIGYTSVILVDLMGQSRVFFSMSKDGLLPPVFAKVHPTFRTPLQSNLLLGVFISLFAGFVPISVVGEMTSIGTLLAFVMVCLGVLIMRKKEPNAPRGFRTPWVPLVPILGILTCLLMMVSLPLDTWIRLFVWLAIGLAIYYGYGKKHSKLRQQQAAE; this comes from the coding sequence ATGCTTAAAAAATCACTGGAGCTGCTCCGCGCGGAAGCAGCCGAAACGGGGGCCGGCACCCTGAAACGAAGTCTGGGCGGCTTCAGCCTGATTGCCATCGGTATCGGCGTCATCATTGGGGCGGGCTTGTTCTCGCTCACCGGCATTGCCGCCGCCAACAACGCCGGCCCGGCCGTGACCCTGTCCTTTCTCGTAGCGGCGGTGGGCTGCGCCTTCTCGGCGCTGTGCTACGCCGAGTTTGCCTCCATGGTGCCCGTGGCCGGCTCGGCCTACACCTATTCCTACGCCACGATGGGCGAGCTGTTTGCCTGGATCATCGGCTGGGATTTGATTCTGGAGTACTCGGTGGGGGCCGCCACGGTGGCCATCAGCTGGTCGCAGTACCTGGTGCGGGTGCTGGGCAAGTTCAACCTGCACATTCCGGCCCAGCTGGTGATGTCGCCCTTCGAGCAGGCCACTCTGGCCGACGGCTCGGTCATCTCGGGCCTGGTCAACGTGCCGGCCATGCTCATCGTGCTGGCCATTACGGCCATCATCGTGCGCGGCACCCAGGGCTCGGCCTGGTTCAACGCGCTGGTGGTGAGCCTCAAGGTGGCGGTGGTGCTCGTGTTCATTGCCCTGGGCTGGCAATACATCGACCCGGCCAACTATCAACCCTACATTCCGCAGAACACCGGCACGTTCGGGGAGTTCGGCTGGAGCGGCATCCTGCGCGGGGCCGGGGTGGTGTTCTTCGTCTTCATCGGCTTCGACATCGTGGCCACGATGGCCCAGGAAACCAAGAACCCGCAGCGCAACATGCCCATCGGCATCATCGGCTCGTTGCTGGTGTGCACCGTGTTGTTCGTGCTCTTCGGCCACGTCATGACCGGGCTGGCCAACTACACCGAGTTCAAGGACAGCGCCGCGCCGGTGGCCATTGCCATCGAGAAAACGCCCTACGCCTGGCTCAGCTCGGCCATCATCGTGGCCATTCTCATTGGCTACACCTCCGTGATTCTGGTTGATCTGATGGGGCAGAGCCGGGTGTTCTTCTCCATGTCGAAGGATGGGCTGCTGCCGCCGGTGTTTGCCAAGGTACACCCCACGTTCCGCACCCCGTTGCAGTCCAATCTGCTGCTGGGCGTGTTCATCAGCCTGTTTGCGGGCTTCGTGCCGATTTCGGTGGTGGGCGAAATGACCAGCATCGGCACCCTGCTCGCCTTCGTGATGGTGTGCCTGGGCGTGCTCATCATGCGCAAGAAAGAGCCCAACGCCCCCCGCGGCTTCCGCACGCCCTGGGTGCCCCTGGTCCCCATCCTGGGCATCCTGACCTGCCTGCTGATGATGGTGTCGCTGCCCCTGGATACCTGGATTCGCCTCTTCGTCTGGCTGGCTATCGGCCTGGCCATCTACTACGGCTACGGCAAGAAGCACAGCAAGCTGCGGCAGCAGCAGGCCGCAGAATAA
- a CDS encoding TIGR02117 family protein: MHPTLKKTLQITGYAAASLVGIVGVYAASSFVLSRIPVNTHDQDPAEDVDIYILSNGVHTDIVVPVRSRYIDWSELVPFQNTPANDTSAPYVGFGWGDKGFYLDTPTWAELKPSTAFKAMFYLSSSAMHVTFHQRLQEGDDCVKIRISQAEYARLIDYIKGSFDYDAQGRPQHIRGHSYGQYDAFYEAKRTYSFLFTCNTWANNGLKESGQRACFWTALDSGIFYQYRHRGPHVVSNIVRRAASYAGLASPSRSR; encoded by the coding sequence ATGCATCCAACGCTTAAAAAAACGCTTCAGATTACCGGCTACGCCGCCGCCTCGCTCGTGGGCATCGTGGGCGTATACGCGGCTTCGTCCTTTGTTTTGTCGCGCATCCCGGTCAACACCCACGACCAGGACCCGGCCGAAGACGTGGATATCTACATTCTCTCCAACGGGGTGCACACCGACATCGTGGTGCCCGTGCGCAGCCGCTACATCGACTGGAGCGAGCTGGTGCCCTTCCAGAACACGCCCGCTAATGATACGTCGGCGCCCTACGTGGGCTTCGGCTGGGGCGACAAGGGCTTCTACCTCGACACGCCCACCTGGGCCGAGCTCAAGCCCAGCACCGCCTTCAAGGCCATGTTCTATTTGAGCTCCTCGGCCATGCACGTCACCTTCCACCAGCGCCTGCAGGAGGGCGACGACTGCGTGAAGATCCGCATCAGCCAGGCCGAGTACGCCCGCCTGATCGACTACATCAAAGGCAGCTTCGACTACGACGCCCAGGGCCGCCCCCAGCACATCCGGGGCCACAGCTACGGCCAATATGATGCCTTCTACGAAGCCAAGCGCACCTACAGCTTCCTGTTTACCTGCAACACCTGGGCCAATAACGGCCTGAAAGAAAGCGGGCAGCGCGCCTGCTTCTGGACGGCCCTGGACTCGGGCATTTTCTACCAGTACCGCCACCGCGGCCCCCACGTGGTGAGCAACATCGTGCGGCGGGCGGCGTCCTACGCGGGCTTGGCCAGCCCCAGCCGCAGCCGGTAG
- a CDS encoding EcsC family protein — translation MSTYEEQAREELRQWQQKMQRPPSYLNRFARRVQIRLNNLLPEKVHRVLTAAIRQMVQGVLLGSRYTSRRPLQDATLEARENAVRQHVKLYRTTAAAEGAVTGAGGLLLGLADFPLLLSLKLKLLFEVAALYGFDAHDYTERLYLLHVFQLAFSSQHSRNQVYRRLADWDAYRHTLPTDPQAFDWRAFQQEYRDYIDLAKLAQLVPVIGAAVGAVANYKLLEQLGDTAMNCYRLRLGLAKPA, via the coding sequence ATGAGCACTTACGAAGAGCAGGCCCGGGAAGAATTACGGCAGTGGCAGCAAAAGATGCAGCGCCCCCCGTCGTATCTGAACCGCTTTGCCCGCCGGGTGCAGATCCGGCTCAATAACCTGCTGCCCGAAAAAGTGCACCGCGTGCTTACGGCCGCCATCCGGCAGATGGTGCAGGGCGTGCTGCTGGGCTCGCGCTACACCTCCCGCCGGCCCTTGCAGGATGCCACCCTGGAGGCGCGCGAAAACGCCGTGCGCCAGCACGTGAAGCTCTACCGCACCACGGCCGCCGCTGAAGGCGCCGTGACCGGCGCGGGCGGCCTGCTGCTGGGCCTGGCCGATTTTCCCCTGCTGCTCAGCCTCAAGCTTAAGCTGCTCTTCGAAGTGGCCGCCCTCTACGGCTTCGACGCCCACGACTACACCGAGCGGCTCTACCTGCTGCACGTCTTTCAGCTGGCCTTCTCTAGCCAGCACAGCCGCAACCAGGTCTACCGCCGGCTGGCCGACTGGGACGCCTACCGCCACACGCTGCCCACCGACCCCCAGGCCTTCGACTGGCGCGCGTTTCAGCAGGAGTACCGCGACTACATCGACCTGGCCAAGCTGGCCCAGCTGGTGCCCGTCATTGGGGCGGCGGTGGGGGCGGTGGCCAACTACAAGCTGCTCGAGCAGCTCGGCGACACGGCCATGAACTGCTACCGGCTGCGGCTGGGGCTGGCCAAGCCCGCGTAG
- a CDS encoding fasciclin domain-containing protein has product MNYPLPSLAAALFVAALTFSGCSKSTEADPSIAGIAVANDDFSVLEDAAIRGGVVEILSNKNPADPQGNYTVFAPDNSAFARLGLRQATDLQALQTSFLTSTLFYHVTGGTLAGSALLPGSSSASALGPVRRIVSRNGSRYVNGSRIVATDVKASNGTVHVIDKVLLATGADVVQSAVAVSTSKVFVKPDLQYLVYAVVYCGLREALSEGSPQLTVFAPNDQAFKDLYKQFGITLTEPKDLEKLPNAKETLTKVLLGHVALGSQSGQFTQFTTELPANATLPTLGGGNLLFGDFSSGLLPVRGEGNGTTSAGMTIPDILCTNGVVHVIDRVLLPK; this is encoded by the coding sequence ATGAACTACCCCTTACCCTCCCTGGCCGCCGCCCTTTTTGTGGCCGCTCTCACCTTTTCCGGCTGTTCCAAGAGCACGGAGGCCGACCCCTCCATTGCCGGCATTGCCGTAGCCAACGACGACTTCAGCGTGCTCGAAGATGCGGCTATCCGCGGGGGCGTCGTTGAGATATTGTCCAACAAGAACCCGGCCGACCCCCAGGGCAACTATACCGTCTTTGCGCCCGACAACTCGGCCTTTGCCCGCCTGGGGTTGCGGCAGGCCACCGATTTGCAGGCCCTGCAAACGAGCTTTCTGACCAGCACCCTGTTCTACCACGTTACGGGGGGCACCCTGGCCGGCAGCGCCCTGCTGCCCGGTTCCTCGTCGGCCTCAGCCCTGGGCCCGGTGCGCCGCATCGTGAGCCGCAACGGCAGCCGCTACGTGAATGGCTCCCGCATCGTGGCCACTGACGTGAAGGCCTCCAACGGCACGGTCCACGTCATCGACAAAGTACTGCTGGCCACCGGCGCCGACGTGGTGCAGTCGGCCGTGGCCGTCAGCACCTCCAAGGTGTTTGTCAAGCCCGATTTGCAGTACCTGGTTTACGCCGTGGTGTACTGCGGCCTGCGCGAGGCTTTGTCGGAAGGCAGCCCCCAACTCACGGTGTTTGCCCCCAACGACCAAGCGTTCAAAGACCTCTATAAGCAGTTTGGCATCACCCTCACCGAACCCAAGGACCTGGAAAAGCTGCCCAACGCCAAGGAAACCCTGACCAAGGTGCTGCTGGGTCACGTGGCGCTGGGCAGCCAGAGCGGGCAGTTCACCCAGTTTACCACGGAACTGCCGGCCAATGCCACGCTACCCACGCTGGGCGGCGGCAACCTGCTTTTCGGCGACTTTAGCAGCGGCTTGCTGCCCGTGCGCGGCGAAGGCAACGGCACCACCAGCGCCGGCATGACTATTCCCGACATCCTCTGCACCAACGGGGTAGTGCACGTTATTGACCGAGTTCTGCTACCGAAGTGA
- a CDS encoding alpha/beta hydrolase family protein, with translation MSNKFAGLLWSWLLLLTFSIGANAQNQPTTPAPAAAAPATKIALDGQWKGELPVPGGSLPVVVTITDLAGGGYFAVLDVPAQRISHAILNVQQRADTLFFSSDELGCRFTSQRSADGKQLAGLWKLQTYQTPLTLIFSAKSGPSKNFKFPPPYRVEEVSFINTQDNIRLSGTLSVPPGEGPFPGVVLISDMGPQDRDATQGEFKMFGALADFMARHGVAVLRLDDRGVGQSQGDYTTATTADLVRDAQLGLNFLRTRPLIDFGKLGLIGHGEGGNVALLAAAQPLPPAFVVTLAASGVAGKDVLSQQAAGFLKAGEADTAQAALVKKQLHDQWMLEQNIKQLRAKGANSAQIQTLEIQYNMRKREESKKLQESIAKKQRAVLDVIQQTTDNAQAQPIVANMLTQSNPGMDASQIQALTNVLIGRWYRSYLNFDPQLELGKVKTPVLLLHGTDDNQVNVNNLSLLEKGLKSKGNKLVEARRLPGINHQFQPPATEWPLMGGEPKPVLSPLVQQTILDWINLKVAK, from the coding sequence ATGAGTAACAAATTTGCCGGCTTGCTGTGGAGCTGGCTACTTCTGCTCACTTTCTCGATCGGGGCTAACGCCCAGAATCAACCGACCACACCGGCCCCGGCCGCGGCGGCTCCGGCCACCAAAATTGCCCTGGATGGGCAGTGGAAGGGGGAGCTGCCAGTGCCGGGCGGCAGCCTGCCCGTCGTTGTTACGATTACGGACCTGGCGGGCGGCGGCTATTTTGCCGTGCTTGACGTGCCGGCTCAGCGCATCAGCCACGCGATTCTGAACGTGCAGCAGCGCGCCGATACGCTGTTCTTCAGCTCCGATGAACTGGGGTGCCGCTTCACAAGCCAGCGCTCGGCCGACGGCAAGCAGTTGGCCGGCCTTTGGAAGCTCCAAACGTATCAGACTCCGCTTACCCTGATATTTTCGGCCAAGTCGGGACCGTCGAAAAACTTCAAGTTTCCGCCGCCCTACCGGGTCGAAGAAGTATCGTTTATCAATACCCAGGACAATATCCGCTTGAGCGGTACGCTGAGCGTGCCGCCCGGGGAGGGCCCTTTTCCGGGGGTGGTCCTGATCAGCGACATGGGCCCCCAGGACCGCGACGCGACGCAGGGGGAATTCAAGATGTTTGGCGCCCTGGCCGACTTCATGGCCCGCCACGGGGTGGCCGTGCTGCGCCTCGACGACCGGGGCGTGGGCCAGTCGCAGGGCGACTACACGACGGCGACCACCGCCGACCTGGTGCGGGATGCGCAGTTGGGTTTGAACTTTCTGCGGACCCGGCCCCTGATTGACTTCGGTAAGCTGGGCCTGATTGGGCACGGCGAAGGCGGCAACGTGGCGCTGCTGGCCGCGGCTCAGCCCCTGCCCCCGGCCTTCGTCGTGACGCTGGCCGCTTCGGGCGTGGCGGGTAAGGACGTGCTCAGCCAGCAAGCCGCGGGCTTTTTGAAAGCCGGCGAAGCGGATACGGCCCAGGCCGCGCTGGTCAAAAAGCAACTGCACGACCAGTGGATGCTCGAGCAGAACATCAAGCAGCTGCGGGCCAAGGGCGCTAATTCAGCCCAGATCCAGACCCTGGAAATTCAGTACAACATGCGCAAGCGGGAAGAAAGCAAGAAGCTGCAGGAGTCTATTGCCAAGAAGCAGCGGGCGGTGCTGGACGTGATTCAGCAAACTACGGACAATGCCCAGGCTCAGCCGATTGTGGCCAACATGCTGACCCAGTCCAATCCCGGCATGGATGCGTCCCAGATCCAGGCGCTTACCAACGTGCTGATTGGCCGCTGGTACCGCTCCTACCTCAACTTTGATCCGCAGCTGGAGCTGGGCAAGGTCAAGACGCCGGTCCTGCTGCTGCACGGCACGGACGACAACCAGGTCAACGTCAACAACCTGTCGTTGCTGGAGAAAGGCCTCAAGAGCAAGGGCAACAAGCTGGTGGAAGCCCGCCGCTTGCCGGGTATCAATCACCAGTTTCAGCCCCCGGCCACGGAATGGCCCCTGATGGGCGGGGAGCCCAAGCCCGTGCTTTCGCCCCTGGTACAGCAAACCATCCTCGACTGGATCAACCTGAAAGTGGCCAAATAG